One region of Streptomyces sp. CG4 genomic DNA includes:
- a CDS encoding bifunctional 3,4-dihydroxy-2-butanone-4-phosphate synthase/GTP cyclohydrolase II — protein sequence MTSAPPLYATDPIETFGLDPIEQAIADIAAGRPVVVVDDEDRENEGDLVVAAEKATPEIVAFMMSECRGLICAPMEGPELDRLRLPQMVEDNTESMKTAFTVSVDASAAHGVSTGISAADRATTLQLLASGAAEPTDFVRPGHVFPLRAKPGGVLVRNGHTEAAVDLARLAGLRPAGAIVEIAGEDGRMLRLPELIPFARKHGLTIISIEDLIAYRRSSEPTVRREAETLLPTKHGTFTAHGYRSTVDGVEHVALVHGDIGDGEDVLVRVHSECLTGDVFGSLRCDCGPQLDTALARIQEEGRGVVVYLRGHEGRGVGLLSKLRAYELQEQGRDTLDANLELGLPADARDYGAGAQILADLGVRGVRLMTNNPDKTDALLRHGLKVTGREPMPIQAGEHNLRYLRTKRDRMGHDLPWLDTPAVTASAAVPATASVAAPAATCGNQ from the coding sequence ATGACCTCGGCACCGCCCCTGTACGCCACCGACCCCATCGAGACCTTCGGGCTCGACCCCATCGAGCAGGCCATCGCCGACATCGCGGCCGGCCGCCCGGTCGTCGTCGTGGACGACGAGGACCGGGAGAACGAGGGCGACCTCGTCGTCGCCGCCGAAAAGGCGACCCCCGAGATCGTCGCCTTCATGATGAGCGAGTGCCGGGGGCTCATCTGCGCCCCCATGGAGGGCCCGGAGCTCGACCGGCTGCGGCTGCCGCAGATGGTCGAGGACAACACCGAGTCGATGAAGACCGCGTTCACCGTGTCCGTCGACGCCTCCGCCGCGCACGGAGTGAGCACCGGTATCTCGGCCGCCGACCGCGCCACCACCCTCCAGCTGCTGGCGAGCGGCGCGGCGGAGCCGACGGACTTCGTCCGCCCCGGCCATGTCTTCCCGCTGCGCGCCAAGCCCGGCGGCGTCCTCGTCCGCAACGGCCACACCGAGGCCGCCGTGGACCTCGCCCGGCTCGCGGGGCTCCGCCCGGCCGGCGCCATCGTGGAGATCGCCGGTGAGGACGGCCGGATGCTCCGCCTGCCCGAGCTGATCCCGTTCGCCCGCAAGCACGGCCTGACGATCATCTCCATCGAGGACCTGATCGCCTACCGCCGCAGCAGCGAGCCCACCGTCCGCCGCGAGGCCGAGACCCTACTGCCCACCAAGCACGGCACGTTCACCGCCCACGGCTACCGCTCCACCGTCGACGGCGTCGAGCACGTCGCCCTGGTCCACGGCGACATCGGCGACGGCGAGGACGTCCTGGTCCGCGTCCACTCCGAATGCCTCACCGGCGACGTCTTCGGCTCCCTGCGCTGCGACTGCGGCCCCCAGCTGGACACCGCCCTGGCGCGCATCCAGGAGGAGGGCCGGGGCGTGGTGGTCTATCTGCGCGGTCACGAGGGGCGGGGCGTCGGCCTGCTGTCCAAGCTTCGCGCGTACGAGCTCCAGGAGCAGGGCCGCGACACCCTGGACGCCAACCTCGAACTCGGCCTGCCCGCCGACGCCCGCGACTACGGCGCCGGCGCGCAGATCCTCGCCGACCTCGGCGTGCGCGGCGTCCGGCTGATGACCAACAACCCCGACAAGACCGACGCACTGCTGCGCCACGGCCTGAAGGTCACCGGCCGCGAGCCGATGCCGATCCAGGCCGGCGAGCACAATCTCCGGTATCTGCGCACCAAGCGCGACCGGATGGGGCACGACCTGCCCTGGCTGGACACGCCCGCGGTGACCGCCTCCGCGGCCGTGCCGGCAACAGCTTCTGTGGCCGCCCCCGCGGCCACCTGCGGCAACCAGTGA
- the ribH gene encoding 6,7-dimethyl-8-ribityllumazine synthase produces MSGKGAPELSVRNASDLRVAVIAAQWHEKVMDGLVNGALRALHDLGIDEPTLIRVPGSFELPVAAKVLAGRGYDAVVALGVVIRGGTPHFDYVCQGVTQGLTQVSIETGVPVGFGVLTCDTEEQALDRAGLEGSNEDKGHEAVTAAVATAATLRSVSEPWH; encoded by the coding sequence GTGAGCGGCAAGGGTGCACCGGAACTGTCCGTACGCAACGCGAGCGACCTCAGGGTCGCCGTCATCGCGGCGCAGTGGCACGAGAAGGTGATGGACGGTCTGGTGAACGGCGCCCTGCGCGCCCTGCACGACCTGGGGATCGACGAGCCGACCCTGATCCGGGTCCCCGGCAGCTTCGAACTGCCGGTCGCCGCCAAGGTGCTGGCCGGGCGCGGCTACGACGCCGTGGTCGCCCTCGGCGTCGTCATCCGGGGCGGCACCCCGCACTTCGACTACGTGTGCCAGGGCGTCACCCAGGGCCTCACCCAGGTCAGCATCGAGACCGGCGTCCCCGTCGGCTTCGGCGTGCTCACCTGCGACACCGAGGAGCAGGCCCTGGACCGGGCCGGCCTGGAGGGCTCGAACGAGGACAAGGGCCACGAAGCGGTGACCGCGGCGGTCGCGACCGCCGCCACGCTCCGCTCAGTATCCGAACCCTGGCACTGA
- a CDS encoding phosphoribosyl-ATP diphosphatase produces MSKKTFEELFTELQQKAAHGDPATSRTAELVGKGVHAIGKKVVEEAAEVWMAAEYEGKEAAAEEISQLLYHVQVMMVARGISLDDVYAHL; encoded by the coding sequence ATGTCCAAGAAGACGTTCGAGGAGCTCTTCACCGAGCTCCAGCAGAAGGCCGCGCACGGCGACCCCGCCACCTCCCGCACCGCAGAGCTGGTCGGCAAGGGCGTCCATGCCATCGGCAAGAAGGTCGTCGAAGAGGCCGCCGAGGTCTGGATGGCCGCCGAGTACGAGGGCAAGGAGGCGGCCGCCGAGGAGATCTCCCAGCTGCTGTACCACGTCCAGGTGATGATGGTCGCCCGCGGGATCTCCCTGGACGACGTCTACGCCCATCTGTGA
- the hisG gene encoding ATP phosphoribosyltransferase yields MLRIAVPNKGSLSGPAAEMLHEAGYQQRRESKELRIVDPENQVEFFYLRPRDIAIYVSSGRLDIGVTGRDLLIDSGADAEEILPLGFARSTFRFAAKPGTANGIHDLKGKTVATSYEGIVQQHLAESGIDASVVHLDGAVETAIELGVAEVIADVVETGTSLRNAGLEVFGEPIMKSEAVVIRRTGADTEEPKVEQFLRRLQGVLVARTYVMMDYDCRVEQLEKAVALTPGLESPTVSPLHNEGWVAVRAMVPAKEAQRIMDDLYAIGARAILTTAIHACRL; encoded by the coding sequence ATGCTGCGCATCGCCGTCCCCAACAAGGGTTCACTCTCCGGCCCTGCGGCGGAGATGCTGCATGAGGCCGGCTACCAGCAGCGCCGCGAGTCCAAGGAGCTGCGGATCGTCGACCCGGAGAACCAGGTCGAGTTCTTCTACCTCCGCCCCCGCGACATCGCGATCTACGTCTCCTCCGGCCGGCTCGACATCGGCGTCACCGGCCGTGACCTGCTGATCGACTCCGGCGCCGACGCCGAGGAGATCCTGCCGCTCGGCTTCGCCCGCTCCACGTTCCGGTTCGCCGCCAAGCCGGGCACCGCGAACGGCATCCACGACCTCAAGGGCAAGACGGTCGCCACCTCCTACGAGGGCATCGTCCAGCAGCACCTCGCGGAGAGCGGCATCGACGCCTCCGTCGTCCACCTGGACGGCGCCGTGGAGACCGCGATCGAGCTCGGTGTCGCCGAGGTGATCGCCGACGTCGTCGAGACCGGCACCAGCCTGCGCAACGCCGGCCTGGAGGTCTTCGGCGAGCCGATCATGAAGTCCGAGGCGGTCGTCATCCGCCGCACCGGCGCCGACACCGAGGAACCGAAGGTCGAGCAGTTCCTGCGCCGTCTCCAGGGCGTCCTGGTCGCACGGACGTACGTCATGATGGACTACGACTGCCGCGTCGAGCAGCTGGAGAAGGCCGTCGCACTCACCCCCGGCCTGGAGTCCCCGACCGTCTCCCCGCTGCACAACGAAGGCTGGGTCGCGGTCCGCGCCATGGTCCCCGCCAAGGAGGCGCAGCGGATCATGGACGACCTGTACGCCATCGGCGCCCGCGCCATCCTCACCACGGCCATCCACGCCTGCCGCCTGTAA
- a CDS encoding PH domain-containing protein: MSDTPSLPVTFRPGHTRAILLTAGVAIFLTISGIALLLEHLGPGERASFVVTGALIFWVLARLARVKVVADESGVTVVNIAGERRLDWAEILQVNLRPGDPWVFLNLSDGTSLPALGIQPGLAKQRAIADAQALRALAEARSPAHPTEDQG; encoded by the coding sequence ATGTCCGACACGCCCTCGCTGCCCGTCACCTTCCGGCCGGGACACACCCGGGCCATCCTGCTCACCGCCGGTGTGGCGATCTTCCTGACGATCTCCGGGATCGCACTGCTGCTGGAGCACCTCGGTCCGGGGGAGCGGGCGAGCTTCGTCGTCACCGGGGCGCTGATCTTCTGGGTGCTGGCCCGGCTGGCCCGGGTGAAGGTCGTCGCCGACGAGTCCGGCGTGACCGTGGTGAACATCGCCGGCGAACGGCGCCTGGACTGGGCGGAGATCCTCCAGGTGAACCTCCGTCCGGGCGATCCCTGGGTGTTCCTCAACCTCAGCGACGGCACCAGCCTGCCCGCGCTCGGCATCCAGCCGGGCCTCGCCAAGCAGCGCGCCATCGCCGACGCGCAGGCCCTGCGGGCCCTCGCCGAGGCCCGCTCCCCGGCCCACCCGACGGAAGATCAGGGCTGA
- a CDS encoding hemolysin family protein, giving the protein MTIPLLLLGAAFLLILANGFFVAAEFGLVTVESTDAEQAAADGDRRARRVAESLKELSFQLSGTQLGITITSLVVGMLAEPALARLLRGPFAALGIPGGAVSGIAVVVGMLLASAVQMVVGELVPKNWAVSKPLQVARFVAGPQHHFSRLFRPVIAALNTVANRLVRALGVEPAEELASARTPGELVSLARHSAQAGALEQDTADLFVRTLSLGELTAQHVMTPRVKVSALQDSATAEDVVNLTRATGLSRFPVYREKIDEIVGMAHLKDALAVPVRDRLRTPVSRIARKALLVPETLPVQPLLARLRSEQPIAVVVDEYGGTAGVVTLEDIVEELVGEVRDEHDATDVPELAAAPPEDGRPAWDVDGSCRVDILQRIGLDVPEGPYETVAGLVADVLGRIPAPGDRAELPGWRLSVRQVGHYRAERVRLVRTAPAANVMEAAR; this is encoded by the coding sequence GTGACCATCCCCCTGCTGCTCCTCGGAGCGGCTTTCCTGCTGATCCTCGCCAACGGCTTCTTCGTGGCGGCCGAGTTCGGCCTGGTGACGGTCGAGTCGACGGACGCCGAGCAGGCCGCCGCCGACGGCGACCGCCGGGCCCGCCGGGTCGCCGAGTCGCTCAAGGAGCTGTCCTTCCAGCTCTCCGGCACCCAGCTCGGCATCACGATCACCTCCCTCGTCGTCGGCATGCTCGCCGAACCGGCGCTGGCCCGGCTGCTGCGCGGCCCGTTCGCCGCGCTCGGCATCCCCGGCGGAGCCGTCTCCGGCATAGCCGTGGTCGTCGGCATGCTGCTGGCCTCCGCCGTCCAGATGGTGGTCGGCGAGCTCGTGCCCAAGAACTGGGCGGTGTCCAAGCCGCTGCAGGTCGCCCGGTTCGTGGCCGGCCCGCAGCACCACTTCTCCCGGCTGTTCCGCCCGGTGATCGCCGCGCTCAACACGGTCGCCAACCGGCTGGTGCGCGCGCTCGGCGTGGAGCCGGCCGAGGAACTGGCCTCCGCCCGCACCCCCGGCGAACTGGTGTCCCTCGCCCGGCACTCCGCCCAGGCGGGCGCCCTGGAGCAGGACACGGCCGACCTGTTCGTACGCACCCTGTCCCTGGGCGAGCTGACCGCCCAGCACGTCATGACCCCGCGGGTGAAGGTCAGTGCCCTGCAGGACTCGGCCACCGCCGAGGACGTCGTCAACCTCACCCGGGCCACCGGCCTGTCCCGCTTCCCCGTCTACCGGGAGAAGATCGACGAGATCGTCGGCATGGCCCACCTCAAGGACGCCCTCGCCGTCCCGGTGCGCGACCGGCTGCGCACGCCGGTGAGCCGCATCGCCCGCAAGGCGCTGCTGGTCCCCGAGACCCTGCCGGTCCAGCCCCTGCTCGCCCGGCTCCGCTCCGAGCAGCCCATCGCCGTCGTCGTCGACGAGTACGGCGGCACGGCGGGCGTGGTCACCCTGGAGGACATCGTCGAGGAACTCGTCGGCGAGGTCCGCGACGAGCACGACGCCACGGACGTGCCCGAGCTGGCCGCCGCCCCGCCCGAGGACGGCAGGCCCGCCTGGGACGTCGACGGAAGCTGCCGCGTCGACATCCTCCAGCGCATAGGCCTCGACGTGCCCGAGGGGCCGTACGAGACGGTCGCCGGGCTCGTCGCCGACGTGCTCGGCCGCATCCCGGCCCCCGGTGACCGGGCCGAACTGCCCGGCTGGCGGCTCTCGGTCCGCCAGGTCGGTCACTACCGCGCCGAACGGGTCCGCCTGGTCAGGACGGCCCCGGCGGCCAACGTGATGGAGGCCGCCCGATGA
- a CDS encoding hemolysin family protein, with protein MSVLQLAFAALLVLANGFFVGAEFALVSVRRSQIEPLGTARARQVLYGLQRLPQMMAAAQFGITVCSLTLGAVAEPTVARLLEPVFEAVHLPDGMVHPLGYVIALAAVVFFHLVIGEMVPKNLAMAAPEKAAVWLGPGLVAFARLCKPITVALGACAQAILRLFRVEPKDEVEAVVTTEQLNRLLEDSGQAGLLDPEERERLEDALELGSRPVTDVLLRRESLVTVTPAVTPGEIVALTARTGYSRFPVSATDQGPFMGYVHVKDVLDLEESDRAVPQHVWRPMTTLRAELPLDDALTVMRRAATHLAQVAGASGKVLGLVALEDVLETLVGEVRDPAHRATADVMPAEQPRVSGEPEEALAT; from the coding sequence ATGAGCGTCCTCCAACTGGCCTTCGCCGCGCTGCTCGTGCTCGCCAACGGCTTCTTCGTCGGCGCCGAGTTCGCGCTCGTCTCCGTCCGCCGCAGCCAGATCGAACCGCTGGGGACGGCGCGGGCACGCCAGGTCCTCTACGGCCTGCAGCGGCTGCCCCAGATGATGGCCGCGGCCCAGTTCGGCATCACCGTGTGCTCCCTGACGCTCGGCGCGGTCGCCGAGCCGACGGTGGCGCGTCTGCTGGAGCCGGTGTTCGAGGCGGTCCACCTGCCGGACGGCATGGTGCACCCGCTGGGCTATGTCATCGCCCTGGCCGCGGTGGTCTTCTTCCACCTGGTCATCGGCGAGATGGTGCCGAAGAACCTCGCCATGGCGGCTCCCGAGAAGGCGGCGGTGTGGCTCGGTCCGGGTCTGGTGGCCTTCGCCCGCCTGTGCAAGCCGATCACGGTGGCCCTCGGCGCCTGCGCCCAGGCCATCCTGCGCCTGTTCCGGGTCGAGCCGAAGGACGAGGTGGAGGCGGTCGTCACCACCGAGCAGCTCAACCGCCTGCTGGAGGACTCCGGCCAGGCGGGCCTGCTCGACCCCGAGGAGCGGGAACGCCTGGAGGACGCCCTGGAGCTGGGCTCCCGCCCGGTGACGGACGTCCTGCTGCGCCGCGAGTCGCTGGTCACGGTCACACCGGCGGTCACCCCGGGAGAGATCGTCGCGCTGACGGCCCGCACGGGGTACTCCCGCTTCCCGGTCTCCGCGACGGACCAGGGCCCCTTCATGGGATACGTCCACGTCAAGGACGTCCTGGACCTGGAGGAGTCCGACCGGGCAGTGCCGCAGCACGTGTGGCGCCCGATGACGACCCTGCGGGCCGAGCTGCCCCTCGACGACGCGCTGACCGTCATGCGCCGAGCGGCCACGCATCTCGCCCAGGTCGCGGGTGCCTCCGGCAAGGTGCTGGGCCTGGTCGCCCTGGAGGACGTCCTGGAGACGCTGGTGGGCGAGGTCCGCGACCCGGCCCACCGGGCGACGGCGGACGTGATGCCGGCAGAGCAGCCGAGGGTGAGCGGCGAGCCGGAGGAGGCGCTGGCCACCTAG
- a CDS encoding AAA family ATPase yields MDFGTQGPEAPADLAWLRGVDAYTMGAYPQAEEEFRTAVRMDPGMADGWLGLHALRVDTTTSLLRMFRHRDRFGEQRARHHRTLNSWYWLGWWVQPVLESPRDLLLAHASHWLDGRHVPELDRALAGLPPVDTDPQVRFLHACRAYLVKDWEQLVRHTDPLLDDAMLGIEAGLFGGMARVRLEMYGQAEPLLSAALMRCRSEQPQRKELRYWLARAHEGTGRSAAALPLYRAVHRVDPAFMDTSARLAAIAEGDGYDDAADLAAITLIGAGQDSVDGPDGFDPLFGAEGRDLRLPEPDLPTGPLPSVPDPAVRRKTGVSSSPIPAGPTDPALLEEALAELERMVGLEPVKRQVKALSAQLNMARLRAGQGLPVQPPKRHFVFSGPSGTGKTTVARILGRVFYALGLLGGDHLVEAQRADLVGEYLGQTAVKANELIDSAIGGVLFVDEAYSLSNSGYGKGDAYGDEALQVLLKRAEDNRDHLVVILAGYPEGMDRLLAANPGLSSRFTTRVDFPSYRPQELTEIGKVLAAENGDVWDEEAQEELRSIAGHVVEQGWIDELGNGRFLRTLYEKSCAYRDLRLSSYLGSLSREDLATLRLPDLMQAYGEVLSGRGPQDPSAM; encoded by the coding sequence ATGGACTTCGGCACGCAGGGCCCCGAGGCCCCGGCCGACCTCGCCTGGCTGCGGGGGGTGGACGCCTACACGATGGGCGCCTATCCGCAGGCGGAGGAGGAGTTCCGCACCGCGGTGCGGATGGACCCGGGGATGGCGGACGGCTGGCTCGGGCTGCATGCGCTCCGGGTCGACACGACGACCTCGCTGCTCCGGATGTTCCGGCACCGCGATCGCTTCGGCGAACAGCGCGCCCGGCACCACCGGACGCTCAACTCCTGGTACTGGCTGGGCTGGTGGGTGCAGCCGGTGCTGGAGAGCCCGCGTGATCTGTTACTGGCGCACGCCTCGCACTGGCTGGACGGACGGCACGTTCCGGAGCTGGACCGGGCCCTGGCCGGGCTCCCGCCCGTGGACACCGACCCCCAGGTCCGCTTCCTGCACGCCTGCCGCGCCTATCTGGTCAAGGACTGGGAGCAGTTGGTACGGCACACCGACCCCCTCCTGGACGACGCCATGCTCGGCATCGAGGCGGGTCTGTTCGGCGGCATGGCCCGAGTCCGGCTGGAGATGTACGGCCAGGCCGAGCCGCTGCTCTCGGCGGCGCTGATGCGCTGCCGCAGCGAGCAGCCGCAGCGCAAGGAGCTGCGCTACTGGCTGGCGCGGGCGCACGAGGGCACGGGGCGCTCGGCGGCCGCACTCCCCCTGTACCGGGCCGTGCACCGCGTCGACCCCGCCTTCATGGACACCTCCGCCCGGCTGGCGGCGATCGCCGAGGGCGACGGGTACGACGACGCCGCCGACCTCGCCGCGATCACCCTGATCGGTGCCGGGCAGGACAGCGTGGACGGTCCGGACGGCTTCGATCCGCTCTTCGGCGCCGAGGGCCGCGATCTGCGGCTGCCGGAGCCGGATCTGCCGACCGGACCGCTGCCGTCGGTGCCGGACCCGGCGGTGCGCAGGAAGACCGGGGTCAGCTCCTCCCCGATCCCGGCCGGGCCGACCGATCCCGCTCTGCTAGAGGAGGCGCTCGCCGAGCTGGAGCGCATGGTGGGGCTGGAGCCGGTCAAACGCCAGGTCAAGGCGTTGTCCGCGCAGTTGAACATGGCTCGGTTGCGGGCCGGGCAGGGGCTGCCGGTGCAGCCGCCGAAACGGCACTTCGTCTTCTCGGGGCCGTCGGGGACGGGGAAGACCACGGTGGCCCGGATCCTCGGCCGGGTCTTCTACGCGCTGGGCCTGCTCGGCGGGGACCACCTGGTGGAGGCCCAGCGGGCCGATCTGGTCGGCGAGTATCTCGGGCAGACGGCCGTGAAGGCCAATGAGCTGATCGACTCCGCGATCGGCGGGGTGCTGTTCGTGGACGAGGCGTACTCGCTGTCCAACTCCGGGTACGGCAAGGGGGACGCATACGGGGACGAGGCGCTGCAGGTGCTGCTGAAGCGGGCCGAGGACAACCGGGACCATCTGGTGGTGATCCTGGCCGGCTACCCGGAGGGCATGGACCGGCTGCTCGCCGCCAACCCCGGCCTCTCCTCCCGGTTCACGACCCGTGTCGACTTCCCCTCCTACCGGCCGCAGGAACTCACCGAGATCGGGAAGGTGCTGGCCGCGGAGAACGGGGACGTGTGGGACGAGGAGGCCCAGGAGGAGCTGCGCTCGATCGCCGGGCATGTGGTCGAGCAGGGGTGGATCGACGAGTTGGGCAACGGCCGCTTCTTGCGGACCCTGTACGAGAAGAGCTGCGCGTATCGGGATCTGCGCCTGTCCTCGTATCTGGGCTCCCTGTCGCGGGAGGACCTGGCGACGCTGCGGCTGCCGGATCTGATGCAGGCGTACGGGGAGGTGCTGTCGGGGCGGGGGCCGCAGGATCCGTCGGCCATGTAG
- a CDS encoding uridine kinase → MGRYYTVSGKPTGSTHTWGPTIRDLAARLRGLPPSLGPVRLIGVDGHAGSGKSTFAGHLAAALGGAPMLHLDDIASHEQLFAWTDRVMTQVIHPLARGESALYTPYDWHARRFGASRPLPAAPVVLVEGVGAGRRALRPHLALLLWMEVPREESWARGRRRDGTEQREFWDGWVAAEHAHFASDPSRPHADLLVLQTPRGYEVLPGPGSTPGSDQSVTQSDGPSALW, encoded by the coding sequence ATGGGCCGCTACTACACTGTTTCCGGAAAACCGACCGGATCGACCCACACCTGGGGCCCCACCATTCGCGACCTCGCCGCCCGGCTGCGCGGGCTTCCCCCCTCCCTCGGGCCGGTCCGGCTGATCGGCGTCGACGGGCACGCCGGCTCGGGAAAGTCCACCTTCGCCGGGCACCTGGCCGCGGCTCTCGGCGGGGCACCGATGCTGCACCTCGACGACATCGCCAGCCACGAGCAGCTCTTCGCGTGGACCGACCGGGTCATGACCCAGGTGATCCATCCGCTCGCGCGCGGCGAGAGCGCGCTCTACACGCCGTACGACTGGCATGCCCGCAGGTTCGGCGCCTCTCGCCCGCTGCCGGCCGCACCCGTGGTCCTCGTCGAGGGGGTCGGCGCCGGCCGCCGGGCGCTGCGGCCGCATCTGGCCCTGCTGCTGTGGATGGAGGTGCCGCGGGAGGAGTCCTGGGCGCGTGGCCGGCGGCGGGACGGGACGGAGCAGCGGGAGTTCTGGGACGGCTGGGTCGCGGCGGAGCACGCACACTTCGCCTCGGACCCCTCGCGCCCCCATGCCGATCTCCTGGTGCTGCAGACGCCGAGGGGGTACGAGGTGCTTCCGGGGCCAGGGTCGACTCCTGGGTCGGACCAAAGCGTGACCCAGAGTGATGGACCATCCGCGTTGTGGTGA